In Terriglobales bacterium, the DNA window GCCATTCGAGCTGAAGATTGGCATTTCGCGAGCGGTACGAAGCGGGCGAATCATCGCGGTCACTGGGACAGTCCCGCTCGGCAAGGATGGCAAGACCGTCGCAAAAGGCGACCCAGCAGGCCAGGCGCGAAGGTGTCTGGACATCATCCAAACCGCGATTGAAGGATTGGGAAGCGAGCTTTCGGATGTTATCCGCACCAGAATCTTGCTAACCCGAATAGAAGATTGGGAGCGGGTCGCGACAGTCCACGGCGAGTGCTTTGGCAACCTCCGCCCTGCCAATACCATCATGCAGGTCGTACGCTTTATCGACCCGGACTGGCTGGTCGAGATGGAGGCTGATGCAGTGGTGGAGGGCTAGCGAGCGGTGAGCGCTGCAGGCATCCTAGTCATCGCCATCGCCGGCACAGGAATCCTCCTGATGAGGTTTCGCAAGCGGTGGCTGGCGAACATCAACATCGCGGTCACGAACCGAATCACCAGTTTGTTTGCGGGTTGGCTGCCGGGATTTGGGATTTTCGCGCACGTGGGTCGGAAGTCAGGGAAGGTCTACCGCACTCCGGTGAACGTCTTTCGAGCACCGAACGGGTTCATCATCGCACTCAC includes these proteins:
- a CDS encoding RidA family protein — protein: PFELKIGISRAVRSGRIIAVTGTVPLGKDGKTVAKGDPAGQARRCLDIIQTAIEGLGSELSDVIRTRILLTRIEDWERVATVHGECFGNLRPANTIMQVVRFIDPDWLVEMEADAVVEG
- a CDS encoding nitroreductase family deazaflavin-dependent oxidoreductase, yielding MSAAGILVIAIAGTGILLMRFRKRWLANINIAVTNRITSLFAGWLPGFGIFAHVGRKSGKVYRTPVNVFRAPNGFIIALTYSSQSEWVKNVLAAGGCDLKTRGKQYRLSAPKVVRDPTRRRFPIPVRLVLWIVGADEYMELSKASVPS